A section of the Phycodurus eques isolate BA_2022a chromosome 4, UOR_Pequ_1.1, whole genome shotgun sequence genome encodes:
- the fam110d gene encoding protein FAM110C, with protein sequence MKPLTPIGSPSPLRLLNKGPDYLRRQIDGGSHGRAISAVERLEADKAKYVKSQQVINTKQEPVLVPCATPPRPRRAFATPGSFSPQLPPRCLSSTPFSTLSGSFTSQDENENDDSRKENQRTSINIEAHNNVLNGKPPSPRTGFNNLVAPHSAPVLRRSTGKRMLRPDSLIIYRQKKDCKSPNGETGSLKGYSFVRRLFQGSMREKGGGGVHKMVIGEEKAPSRDGDSCMSWSNDKDTTDGGPGSRRSSKTDQVPSPGPVSSPGLSSTLEQTHDGSKGTTDESMDDNDPWRRASPSHSLRRSKFGGLQRSKSDLHLRCSVAWSEQEQFFDFCGLDVDLIDRLGRENFLSGASSIDTLSLALRSIAGDGGTEPSEFSRHSGDGLFQEELTEQPPSGVSIIERNARVIKWLYGCKNATCEGPRESTV encoded by the coding sequence ATGAAGCCGTTGACCCCCATCGGATCCCCGTCCCCTCTACGGCTCCTCAACAAGGGTCCAGACTACCTGCGGCGGCAGATAGACGGCGGGAGCCACGGTCGAGCAATTAGCGCCGTGGAGAGGCTTGAGGCGGACAAGGCCAAGTACGTCAAGAGCCAGCAGGTCATCAACACAAAACAGGAAcctgtgttggtgccatgtgCCACCCCTCCACGGCCCCGCAGGGCTTTCGCCACCCCAGGCAGCTTTAGCCCCCAACTACCCCCACGATGTTTATCCAGCACTCCTTTCTCCACTCTCTCTGGATCCTTTACCTCCcaggatgaaaatgaaaatgacgaCTCCAGGAAGGAAAATCAACGTACTTCCATTAACATTGAGGCTCATAATAATGTGCTCAATGGGAAGCCACCCAGCCCCAGAACGGGATTTAACAACCTGGTGGCACCGCACAGTGCACCTGTCCTACGCAGGAGCACTGGCAAACGCATGCTGAGACCTGACTCGCTCATCATCTACCGGCAGAAGAAAGACTGCAAGAGTCCCAACGGAGAGACCGGCAGTCTGAAGGGATACAGCTTCGTCCGGCGCCTCTTCCAGGGCTCCATGAGGGAGAAGGGTGGTGGAGGTGTCCACAAGATGGTCATAGGTGAGGAGAAAGCACCCTCACGGGACGGAGACTCCTGCATGTCATGGTCTAACGATAAGGATACAACAGACGGTGGGCCGGGAAGCAGGAGGTCCAGCAAAACAGACCAGGTACCTAGCCCCGGGCCTGTCTCCAGCCCAGGGTTGAGCTCTACACTAGAACAGACCCATGATGGATCTAAAGGTACCACTGACGAGAGCATGGATGACAACGACCCGTGGAGACGGGCATCACCATCGCATTCATTGCGCAGGAGTAAGTTCGGGGGGTTGCAGCGTTCTAAATCAGACCTGCATCTTCGCTGCTCTGTAGCCTGGTCCGAGCAGGAGCAGTTCTTTGACTTTTGTGGCCTGGACGTGGACTTGATCGACCGTCTCGGCCGGGAGAACTTCCTTTCCGGTGCCAGCTCCATAGACACCCTTTCGCTGGCTCTGCGCAGCATCGCAGGAGATGGCGGCACAGAGCCCAGTGAGTTCTCTCGCCACTCCGGAGACGGGTTGTTTCAGGAGGAGCTGACTGAGCAGCCCCCCAGCGGCGTGTCCATCATAGAGAGGAACGCTCGAGTCATCAAGTGGCTCTACGGGTGCAAAAATGCCACTTGCGAGGGACCCAGAGAGTCCACAGTTTGA